One genomic region from Kineobactrum salinum encodes:
- a CDS encoding c-type cytochrome — protein sequence MKKVFILCVLAAMAQFATASTPFLDGDAAAGEQLTASCAACHGPDGNSPSPTFPKLAGQSERYLFKQLLDIRDEARPVPTMAGQLDGMNDQQLADLAAFYASQQGSGSQTDPDLLALGEKVYRAGVAERNVAACIACHSPTGQGNAPAGFPALAGQHPEYIAQQLRMYRKGYENPEGRTNDGDIRIMRSNAFGLSDMEIEAVASYAAGLR from the coding sequence ATGAAGAAGGTCTTTATTCTCTGCGTGCTGGCGGCTATGGCGCAGTTCGCTACAGCGTCCACGCCGTTCCTCGATGGCGATGCCGCCGCAGGCGAGCAGTTGACCGCCAGCTGCGCTGCCTGCCACGGGCCCGATGGCAACAGCCCCTCCCCCACCTTTCCGAAGCTGGCGGGGCAAAGTGAGCGCTACCTGTTCAAGCAACTGCTGGATATTCGCGACGAAGCCCGGCCCGTACCCACGATGGCAGGCCAGCTGGACGGCATGAACGATCAGCAGCTGGCGGATCTGGCGGCCTTCTACGCCTCGCAACAAGGCAGTGGTAGTCAGACCGACCCGGATCTGCTGGCCCTGGGCGAGAAAGTGTACCGCGCCGGTGTCGCCGAGCGTAACGTGGCAGCGTGTATCGCCTGCCATTCGCCGACGGGTCAGGGCAACGCTCCGGCCGGCTTTCCGGCGCTGGCGGGGCAGCATCCCGAGTACATTGCCCAGCAACTGCGGATGTACCGCAAGGGCTATGAAAATCCCGAGGGACGGACCAACGACGGCGATATCCGGATCATGCGCAGCAATGCCTTCGGTCTCAGCGACATGGAAATAGAAGCAGTGGCCAGTTACGCAGCCGGACTCAGGTAG
- a CDS encoding thiol:disulfide interchange protein DsbA/DsbL, whose product MLKRLIAACAVVLWVPFAASADEEQAWQEGTHYDLISPAVRTADPAKVEVVEFFWYGCGHCYTFEPLVSRWKKTLPDDVEFKGSPAVWNKPMELHATMFYTADVLGVKDTMHTVLFQAMNVDGKRLASEKEIRAVFTANGVAAEDFDKAFSSFGVSSQVRQANARARAAKITGTPEMMVNGKYRISIRKAGSQANMLKVADYLIEQERANNAAADAS is encoded by the coding sequence ATGTTGAAGCGATTGATAGCAGCCTGCGCTGTTGTACTGTGGGTTCCTTTTGCCGCGTCGGCGGACGAAGAGCAGGCCTGGCAGGAAGGCACCCATTACGACCTCATCAGTCCCGCGGTCCGCACGGCCGACCCTGCCAAAGTGGAGGTGGTCGAGTTTTTCTGGTACGGCTGCGGTCACTGCTACACTTTCGAGCCGCTGGTCAGCCGCTGGAAGAAAACCTTGCCCGACGACGTTGAGTTCAAGGGTTCGCCAGCGGTCTGGAACAAGCCAATGGAATTGCATGCCACCATGTTCTACACAGCGGATGTCCTGGGGGTGAAGGACACCATGCACACGGTTCTGTTCCAGGCCATGAATGTGGATGGCAAGCGGCTCGCTTCCGAGAAGGAGATCAGGGCCGTGTTTACCGCCAATGGCGTGGCGGCGGAGGACTTCGACAAGGCCTTCAGTTCCTTCGGTGTCAGCAGCCAGGTCCGGCAGGCCAATGCCCGGGCCCGGGCGGCCAAGATCACCGGCACTCCCGAGATGATGGTCAATGGCAAATACCGCATCAGCATTCGCAAGGCCGGCAGCCAGGCCAATATGCTGAAGGTTGCGGATTACCTGATCGAACAGGAGCGCGCCAACAACGCGGCAGCTGACGCGTCCTAG
- a CDS encoding sigma-54-dependent transcriptional regulator: MSEDRILLVEDDFSLRELLREELEAEGYPVTAVESAEAAVSQLQQQAPALVLSDLRLPGADGLSLLQHLQPLTPRPALLIITAFGTVRQAVAALQAGADDFITKPLDVDHLLLTVQRLLENRRLYQEVNVYRSLLAEQTFHGMVASSPPMANLFDQVRRVALAEGPVLILGESGTGKELVARAIHEESSRSAGSFLAVNCGGIPGELMESEFFGHVSGAFTGARSRRAGLFQQANGGTLLLDELGEMPGALQAKLLRVLQDGQIRAVGSDQETHVDVRILAATNRDLQAAVEQGEFREDLYFRLETFSLRVPALRERGEDLLQLASFFLARFGARRSHRIRGFSDEALRCLQSYNFPGNVRELENAIERAVTFCDGPLIEPQHLPRRIIEFKAATVPGEADSAQLAAGEFTAWPEDPAALPSIDELQKHYVDHVLTITGGNKRQAAQILGITRRTLYRWLES, from the coding sequence ATGAGTGAAGACCGTATTCTGCTGGTGGAGGACGATTTCAGCTTGCGCGAACTGTTGCGCGAGGAACTGGAGGCCGAGGGCTATCCGGTTACCGCGGTGGAGAGCGCGGAAGCCGCCGTCAGCCAACTGCAGCAGCAGGCCCCCGCTCTGGTGCTCAGCGACCTGCGCCTGCCCGGCGCTGACGGTTTGTCACTGCTGCAGCACCTGCAGCCGCTGACACCCCGGCCGGCGCTGTTGATCATCACCGCTTTCGGCACAGTGCGGCAGGCGGTAGCGGCGCTGCAGGCAGGGGCCGATGATTTTATCACCAAGCCGCTGGATGTCGATCATCTACTGCTGACCGTACAGCGGCTGCTTGAAAACCGCCGTCTTTATCAAGAGGTCAATGTCTACCGCAGTCTGCTGGCGGAACAAACATTCCACGGCATGGTGGCTTCCAGCCCGCCCATGGCAAATCTGTTTGACCAGGTCAGGCGGGTCGCCCTCGCCGAGGGACCGGTACTGATTCTGGGTGAGAGCGGCACCGGCAAGGAGCTGGTTGCCCGGGCCATCCACGAAGAGAGTTCGCGCAGCGCGGGATCTTTCCTGGCGGTAAACTGCGGGGGCATTCCCGGGGAATTGATGGAAAGCGAGTTTTTCGGCCATGTGTCCGGAGCATTTACCGGCGCTCGCAGTCGCCGCGCCGGCCTGTTCCAGCAGGCCAACGGCGGCACCCTGTTGCTTGATGAGCTGGGGGAAATGCCCGGCGCGCTGCAGGCAAAATTGCTGCGGGTGCTGCAGGATGGCCAGATCCGGGCAGTGGGCAGTGACCAGGAGACCCACGTGGATGTGCGCATTCTCGCCGCCACCAACCGCGACCTGCAGGCAGCGGTAGAACAGGGCGAGTTCAGGGAGGACCTGTATTTTCGGCTGGAGACTTTCTCGTTGCGGGTGCCGGCGCTGCGGGAACGCGGCGAGGATCTGCTACAGCTGGCCAGCTTCTTCCTCGCCCGCTTTGGCGCCCGCCGCAGCCACCGCATTCGCGGCTTCAGTGATGAAGCACTGCGCTGCCTGCAAAGCTACAATTTCCCCGGCAATGTCCGGGAGCTGGAAAATGCGATTGAGCGCGCCGTCACTTTTTGCGATGGCCCCCTGATTGAGCCCCAGCACCTGCCCCGGCGAATTATTGAGTTCAAGGCCGCCACTGTGCCCGGAGAGGCGGATTCAGCCCAGCTGGCAGCCGGGGAATTCACGGCCTGGCCGGAAGATCCGGCCGCACTACCCAGCATCGACGAATTGCAGAAGCACTACGTCGACCATGTGCTGACGATCACCGGCGGCAACAAACGCCAGGCGGCCCAGATCCTGGGCATTACCCGGCGCACGCTGTATCGCTGGCTGGAAAGCTGA
- a CDS encoding ATP-binding protein, with protein sequence MVRNAVQAARSRVEVCAEPRQQDVTITIIDDGPGLPDVDLAQLLEPFFTTKTSGEGTGLGLAITRSILGEYGGKMQLGNRPGGGCEVILHLPRADTMEAAADE encoded by the coding sequence GTGGTTCGCAATGCCGTGCAGGCAGCCCGGTCCAGGGTGGAAGTCTGCGCCGAACCACGACAGCAGGACGTGACCATCACCATCATCGACGACGGGCCGGGCCTGCCGGATGTGGATCTGGCTCAATTACTGGAGCCTTTCTTTACCACCAAAACCTCCGGCGAAGGCACCGGTCTGGGACTGGCCATTACCCGCAGCATTCTCGGAGAATACGGCGGCAAGATGCAGCTGGGCAACCGGCCTGGGGGCGGTTGCGAGGTGATACTGCATCTGCCGCGGGCAGATACGATGGAGGCGGCAGCGGATGAGTGA
- a CDS encoding histidine kinase dimerization/phospho-acceptor domain-containing protein, with protein sequence MTTQTSLLARFTGFLGGLQRTLLLFVALPLIVVAALSIRIGFEQANRFQENLLKGDLELIARAIQIPVADALAAGNTETLEKALASVFTIGKVYSASVFDVDGRRVAAAGTAGGDLTHSTIPQQLAASGEMREEYGEVEGRQVFSHFLPLFDETGQTKGFIQITRRHDDFTDALSHLTWLAWGLWFLLAVAITSTVLIGHYRGIGRHVGGLLEDMAKVEQGSLDHRIRTDGPSEVAAMARGLNSMLDGIQRSDEALRHQREEEQRLLLQLKDSEKMAAIGRVTRGFAHELGAPLSVIDGRARRLEKYHGSSPDSLRELSDIRRQIQHLAATVRNLLEYSRPAAERIDQVPVEPLLQSMAGIIAAEHEEGAPLSRCKWRKQYLPSGATSTACNWRCSMWFAMPCRQPGPGWKSAPNHDSRT encoded by the coding sequence ATGACCACCCAGACCAGTCTGCTGGCCCGCTTCACCGGCTTTCTCGGTGGCCTGCAGCGCACCTTGCTGTTGTTCGTGGCGCTGCCCCTGATCGTGGTAGCGGCACTATCCATCCGGATCGGTTTCGAACAGGCCAACCGCTTTCAGGAAAATCTGCTCAAGGGGGACCTGGAGTTGATTGCGCGGGCGATTCAGATCCCGGTCGCCGACGCCCTGGCGGCGGGGAATACCGAAACCCTGGAAAAGGCTCTGGCATCGGTATTTACCATCGGCAAGGTTTACAGCGCCTCGGTCTTTGATGTCGACGGCCGCAGGGTTGCCGCCGCCGGGACCGCCGGCGGCGACCTGACCCACAGCACCATACCGCAGCAACTGGCCGCTTCCGGAGAAATGCGGGAGGAATACGGAGAAGTCGAAGGGCGTCAGGTTTTTTCCCACTTCCTGCCCCTGTTTGACGAAACGGGCCAGACCAAGGGATTTATTCAGATCACCCGCCGGCACGACGACTTCACCGATGCCCTGTCCCACCTTACCTGGCTTGCATGGGGACTGTGGTTCCTGCTTGCAGTTGCCATCACCAGCACCGTTCTGATCGGCCACTACCGCGGCATAGGCCGTCACGTCGGTGGCCTGCTGGAGGATATGGCGAAAGTGGAGCAGGGGTCTTTGGACCACCGTATCCGCACTGACGGGCCCAGTGAAGTGGCGGCGATGGCGCGGGGTCTTAACAGCATGCTGGATGGAATCCAGCGTTCGGACGAAGCCTTGCGGCACCAGCGCGAAGAAGAGCAGCGCCTGCTGCTGCAACTCAAGGACAGCGAAAAGATGGCCGCAATAGGACGTGTGACCCGGGGCTTTGCCCACGAGCTGGGCGCCCCGCTGAGTGTGATCGATGGTCGCGCGCGACGTCTGGAAAAATATCATGGCAGCAGCCCCGACAGCCTCCGGGAGCTGAGCGACATCCGTCGTCAGATCCAGCATCTGGCGGCCACGGTGCGTAACCTGCTGGAGTACTCCCGGCCAGCTGCCGAGCGTATTGACCAGGTCCCGGTCGAACCGCTGCTACAGAGCATGGCCGGCATCATCGCCGCGGAACACGAGGAGGGGGCCCCACTGTCACGCTGCAAGTGGAGGAAACAATACCTCCCGTCAGGGGCAACGAGCACCGCCTGCAACTGGCGCTGCTCAATGTGGTTCGCAATGCCGTGCAGGCAGCCCGGTCCAGGGTGGAAGTCTGCGCCGAACCACGACAGCAGGACGTGA
- a CDS encoding DUF4168 domain-containing protein, giving the protein MRKSMKALSAAATSLLLLLGAPAVLAQDAPPPQTEQIEVTDSKLALYVQAATKITELRDQFQQKMAEADSPEQAQSLQEEASTEMIGAVESFGMTVEEYNQIAYALQSDPELRERLEKLQNS; this is encoded by the coding sequence ATGCGAAAATCAATGAAAGCACTGTCCGCAGCCGCCACCTCACTGCTGCTGCTGTTGGGTGCGCCCGCTGTGCTGGCACAGGATGCTCCGCCCCCGCAGACGGAGCAGATCGAAGTAACGGATTCCAAGCTGGCACTCTATGTCCAGGCGGCCACCAAGATCACCGAACTGCGCGATCAGTTCCAGCAGAAAATGGCTGAGGCGGATTCCCCCGAACAGGCCCAGAGCCTGCAAGAAGAGGCCTCTACCGAAATGATCGGTGCGGTAGAGTCTTTTGGCATGACAGTTGAAGAGTACAACCAGATTGCCTACGCACTGCAGTCCGATCCCGAGCTGCGCGAGCGGCTGGAGAAGCTCCAGAACAGCTGA
- a CDS encoding cysteine synthase A gives MHYATDVTQLIGNTPLLYLRQLSERTGCRILGKAEFLNPGGSVKDRTALGIIRAAETSGELRPGGRIVEGTAGNTGIGLTLLANALGYKSSVVMPISQSKEKIDTLELLGADLHLVPAASYNEQGHYIHTSRRLAEKYANSEPGGAIWAGQFDNPANMAIHRDTTGEEIWTQTGGKVDGFICAVGTGGTLAGVSTALKAHNDRIVIGIADPLGASLYSYFSNGRVEPSTGSSIVEGIGINHITGNVAKAKVDTAFSISDEEALPYLFDLLQHEGLCLGGSTAINMAGAVRLAEQLGPDHTIVTILCDYGNRYQSKLFNPVFLQNKGLPVPSWLEI, from the coding sequence GTGCACTACGCCACCGATGTCACCCAGCTTATCGGCAATACCCCGCTGTTGTATCTGCGCCAGCTTTCCGAGCGAACTGGCTGCCGCATCCTCGGCAAGGCTGAATTCCTGAACCCGGGTGGCTCGGTCAAGGACCGCACCGCGCTGGGCATCATCCGCGCCGCCGAGACCTCGGGCGAACTCAGACCCGGCGGACGCATAGTAGAGGGCACGGCGGGCAATACCGGCATTGGCCTGACCTTGCTGGCAAATGCGCTGGGCTACAAGAGCAGCGTGGTGATGCCGATCAGCCAGAGCAAGGAAAAGATCGATACTCTGGAATTGCTGGGCGCCGACCTGCACCTGGTACCCGCCGCCTCCTACAACGAGCAGGGCCACTATATCCACACTTCCCGGCGTCTCGCGGAGAAGTACGCCAACTCCGAGCCCGGGGGCGCAATCTGGGCAGGCCAGTTCGACAATCCGGCCAACATGGCCATCCACCGGGACACCACCGGCGAGGAGATCTGGACCCAGACCGGGGGCAAGGTGGACGGCTTCATCTGCGCCGTCGGCACCGGCGGCACCCTGGCGGGGGTCTCGACCGCGCTCAAGGCCCACAACGACCGCATCGTCATCGGTATCGCAGACCCGCTGGGTGCCTCGCTATACAGCTATTTCAGCAACGGCCGGGTGGAGCCCAGTACAGGCAGCTCCATCGTCGAGGGTATCGGCATCAATCACATCACTGGCAATGTCGCCAAGGCGAAGGTGGACACGGCGTTCAGCATCAGCGATGAGGAGGCCTTGCCCTACCTGTTCGACCTGCTACAGCACGAGGGCCTGTGCCTGGGCGGGTCCACAGCAATCAACATGGCCGGCGCGGTGCGGCTGGCGGAGCAGCTGGGCCCGGACCATACGATTGTCACCATCCTGTGCGACTACGGTAATCGCTACCAGAGCAAATTATTCAATCCGGTGTTCTTGCAGAACAAGGGCCTGCCGGTGCCTTCCTGGCTGGAAATCTGA